The proteins below come from a single Tsuneonella deserti genomic window:
- the dapD gene encoding 2,3,4,5-tetrahydropyridine-2,6-dicarboxylate N-succinyltransferase, whose translation MTADLEAAIDQAWEDRASVTPASAAIRSSVEQALELLDSGRARVAQPDGNGGWQVNQWLKKAVLLSFRLNDNAVIDGGSGGAPAFDKVPSKFAGWGENRFREAGFRVVPGAVVRRGAHIGRGAVLMPSFVNIGAYVGENTMVDTWATVGSCAQIGAGVHISGGAGIGGVLEPLQADPVIIGDGAFIGARSEVAEGVRVGEGAVLSMGVYLGASTKIVDRATGEVHMGKVPPYAVVVPGALPGKPLPDGSTGPSLYCAVIVKTVDAQTRAKTGINELLRD comes from the coding sequence ATGACCGCCGACCTTGAAGCCGCCATCGATCAAGCGTGGGAAGACCGCGCCAGCGTCACCCCGGCGAGCGCCGCGATCCGCTCGTCGGTCGAACAGGCGCTGGAGCTTCTGGACAGCGGCCGCGCCCGGGTTGCGCAGCCGGATGGAAATGGCGGCTGGCAGGTCAACCAGTGGTTGAAGAAGGCCGTGCTGTTGAGCTTCCGCCTGAACGACAACGCGGTGATCGACGGCGGCAGCGGCGGCGCGCCCGCGTTCGACAAGGTTCCCTCCAAGTTTGCCGGCTGGGGCGAGAACCGGTTCCGCGAGGCAGGCTTCCGGGTGGTGCCGGGCGCGGTGGTCCGGCGCGGGGCCCACATCGGACGCGGAGCCGTCCTGATGCCGAGCTTTGTAAACATCGGCGCCTATGTCGGTGAAAACACGATGGTCGATACCTGGGCGACCGTCGGCAGCTGCGCCCAGATCGGCGCGGGGGTGCACATTTCCGGCGGTGCGGGCATCGGGGGGGTGCTGGAACCCTTACAGGCAGATCCGGTGATTATCGGTGACGGCGCGTTCATCGGCGCGCGCTCGGAAGTCGCCGAGGGCGTGCGCGTCGGCGAAGGCGCGGTCCTTTCGATGGGCGTCTATCTTGGCGCCTCGACCAAGATCGTCGATCGGGCGACGGGAGAGGTGCACATGGGCAAGGTGCCGCCTTACGCGGTGGTCGTCCCGGGCGCGCTTCCCGGAAAGCCGCTGCCCGACGGAAGCACCGGCCCCAGTCTCTACTGCGCGGTGATCGTCAAGACGGTCGATGCGCAGACCCGCGCCAAGACCGGCATAAACGAGCTGCTCCGCGACTAG
- a CDS encoding DUF1810 domain-containing protein → MGAGDPPGSRNSPLERFLLAQSGGVYERALEELGAGRKRSHWMWFVFPQLAGLGRSEMAANYAIADLAEARAYLGHPVLGSRIVECTGTVLRWGNRRSAEAIFGNTDAMKLRSSLTLFERASESKEPFSIALETFFAGERDRATLCML, encoded by the coding sequence ATGGGGGCGGGAGATCCGCCCGGATCCCGCAACTCTCCACTGGAACGCTTCCTGCTCGCCCAATCGGGCGGGGTTTACGAGCGCGCGCTTGAGGAACTGGGAGCAGGGAGAAAGCGGAGCCACTGGATGTGGTTCGTCTTTCCGCAGCTCGCCGGCCTGGGCCGCAGCGAGATGGCGGCCAACTATGCCATCGCCGACCTTGCCGAAGCGCGAGCATACCTTGGCCACCCGGTTCTCGGTTCACGGATCGTAGAATGCACTGGCACGGTCCTGCGCTGGGGTAACCGCCGTTCGGCCGAAGCGATCTTCGGCAATACCGACGCGATGAAGCTCAGGAGTTCGCTCACGCTGTTCGAGCGCGCGTCCGAAAGCAAAGAACCGTTCTCCATTGCGCTCGAGACGTTTTTCGCTGGCGAGCGCGACCGGGCCACGCTCTGCATGCTTTGA
- a CDS encoding TetR/AcrR family transcriptional regulator, which yields MNTRKRLSPEESRTAALVAARILLIETGPQSVTLKAVAARIGRTHANLLHHFGSASGLQKALAKHLAETVCETIKDAVRASRAGLGSPREVVDLTFDAFDREGAGALASWMLVSGNEDALDPIVETIHQLVDEIAPDEASHGQSPRRLHEDTLTLVLLALGDALMGRALARSLGLPETSARDRAEQLLVSSLARPAEPQAQA from the coding sequence ATGAACACTCGCAAGCGTCTGAGCCCTGAAGAATCGCGCACCGCTGCTCTGGTGGCCGCGCGCATCCTGCTGATCGAGACCGGGCCGCAGTCTGTTACTCTCAAGGCTGTCGCTGCGCGGATCGGGCGGACGCATGCAAACCTGCTGCACCACTTCGGATCGGCGTCCGGATTGCAGAAGGCGCTGGCCAAGCACCTGGCTGAGACCGTCTGCGAGACGATCAAGGACGCGGTGCGCGCCAGCCGGGCGGGGCTGGGTTCGCCGCGCGAGGTGGTGGACCTGACTTTCGATGCTTTCGACCGCGAAGGGGCGGGTGCGCTGGCGAGCTGGATGCTGGTCAGTGGCAACGAGGACGCGCTCGACCCAATTGTCGAGACGATCCATCAGCTGGTGGACGAGATTGCTCCCGACGAAGCCTCGCACGGGCAAAGCCCACGCCGGCTGCACGAAGATACGTTGACCCTGGTGCTTCTCGCCTTGGGTGACGCCCTGATGGGCCGCGCGCTCGCCCGTTCGCTCGGCTTGCCCGAGACGTCGGCCCGCGACCGGGCGGAGCAGCTTCTAGTCAGCTCGCTCGCACGCCCGGCGGAACCGCAAGCCCAGGCCTAG
- a CDS encoding S41 family peptidase, with the protein MGMGRTSLAIALAGTLAACGGGGGGGNSGGSIGGGTAPTPTATTASCSLSARQDFAKSVIDEWYLFPDLVNNSVNKANYSTVQAYIDALVAPARAQAKDRYFTYITSIADEEAFYGSGSSAGFGFRLSYDTGQNRVFVVETFEGTSALAAGIDRGAEIIAIGTSSSNLQTVASLMQNGGAQAVVNALGPSSVGTTRVLRISRAGVVSDILLSKTEYSLDPVSDRYGARIIDDGGKKVGYINLRTFIDTAESDLRDAIAGFKAQGVTEVIVDLRYNGGGLVRVSELFGDLLGADKVGKVFSYTTFRDSKAANNSTRTFAAQPQAIAATKIAFIGFSGTASASELLANSFIPYLGANTALIGSNTYGKPVGQIALDKPECDDRMRVVAFRTENANHQGDYYTGLASVFPNTCAAPDDLTHQLGDPDEGAIKAALDFLAGRACSATTSAEGQRALSVAPKRELIRPQDANTGEREAPGRF; encoded by the coding sequence ATGGGCATGGGTCGCACTTCGCTCGCAATCGCATTGGCTGGAACGCTCGCTGCCTGCGGTGGCGGCGGCGGCGGGGGCAACTCGGGCGGGTCCATCGGGGGAGGAACCGCGCCCACTCCGACAGCGACAACCGCGTCCTGCTCGCTGTCCGCCCGGCAGGATTTCGCCAAGTCGGTGATCGATGAGTGGTACCTCTTCCCGGACCTGGTCAACAACTCGGTCAACAAGGCGAATTACAGCACGGTCCAGGCCTACATCGATGCGCTGGTTGCCCCGGCTCGCGCCCAGGCGAAGGATCGCTATTTCACCTACATCACCTCGATCGCCGACGAGGAAGCGTTCTATGGTTCCGGATCGAGCGCCGGTTTCGGCTTTCGCCTGAGCTACGACACCGGGCAAAACCGGGTGTTCGTGGTGGAGACGTTCGAAGGCACCTCCGCCCTCGCCGCGGGGATCGATCGCGGGGCGGAAATCATCGCCATCGGCACCTCGTCAAGCAACCTGCAGACCGTCGCATCCCTGATGCAGAACGGCGGAGCGCAAGCGGTCGTCAACGCACTCGGACCTTCGAGCGTGGGCACCACTCGGGTCCTCAGGATCAGCCGGGCCGGAGTGGTGAGCGACATCCTCCTATCCAAGACCGAGTACTCGCTCGATCCGGTGTCGGACCGTTACGGCGCGCGCATAATCGACGATGGGGGCAAGAAGGTCGGCTACATCAACCTGCGGACTTTCATCGACACCGCCGAGAGCGACCTGCGCGACGCCATCGCCGGGTTCAAGGCGCAGGGCGTGACCGAGGTGATCGTCGACTTGCGCTACAACGGTGGAGGCCTTGTCCGCGTGTCCGAGCTGTTCGGGGACCTGCTGGGCGCAGACAAGGTCGGCAAGGTGTTCAGCTACACGACCTTCCGCGACAGCAAGGCAGCCAACAATTCCACCAGGACCTTTGCGGCGCAGCCTCAGGCTATAGCCGCAACCAAGATCGCATTTATCGGCTTTTCCGGCACCGCTTCAGCGAGCGAATTGCTGGCCAATTCCTTCATTCCCTACCTGGGTGCCAACACCGCGCTCATCGGCTCGAATACCTACGGGAAGCCGGTCGGCCAGATCGCGCTCGACAAGCCCGAGTGCGACGACCGGATGCGCGTTGTCGCGTTCCGCACCGAAAATGCCAATCACCAGGGGGACTATTACACCGGCCTGGCCAGCGTTTTCCCCAATACCTGCGCCGCGCCCGACGATCTGACGCACCAACTGGGAGATCCGGACGAAGGGGCGATCAAGGCCGCGCTGGACTTCCTTGCGGGACGGGCATGTTCCGCCACCACGTCCGCCGAGGGCCAGCGTGCGTTGTCGGTCGCGCCGAAACGGGAACTGATCCGGCCGCAGGACGCAAACACCGGCGAGCGTGAGGCGCCGGGCCGGTTCTAG
- a CDS encoding membrane dipeptidase → MPKLKDNGGIVMAVGFPTFLSEKRRQWSAEQAAEEARLKSLWPGDPATVAGEFAKWNASHPEVRATVADWADHIDHLRQVAGIDHIGLGGDYDGMETGPVGAEDVSGYPVLFTELARRGYGRADLEKISSRNIARVLRSAEAYSAAHRFDPPIESATAF, encoded by the coding sequence TTGCCAAAGCTGAAGGATAACGGCGGGATCGTCATGGCAGTGGGTTTTCCGACGTTCCTCAGCGAAAAGCGTCGTCAGTGGAGCGCCGAGCAGGCGGCGGAGGAAGCTCGCCTCAAGTCGCTTTGGCCCGGCGACCCGGCAACGGTGGCAGGAGAATTCGCCAAGTGGAACGCCAGCCACCCGGAGGTAAGGGCGACGGTTGCCGACTGGGCGGATCACATCGATCATCTCAGGCAGGTCGCCGGCATCGATCACATCGGGCTGGGCGGTGATTACGACGGGATGGAGACCGGTCCAGTCGGCGCCGAAGACGTGTCCGGGTATCCCGTGCTGTTCACCGAGCTGGCGCGGCGCGGCTACGGCCGGGCCGATCTGGAAAAGATTTCAAGTCGTAACATCGCCAGGGTTCTTCGCAGTGCCGAGGCCTACTCGGCAGCGCACAGGTTCGATCCGCCGATCGAGAGTGCGACCGCGTTCTAG
- a CDS encoding S8 family peptidase, with protein sequence MTTRLCRAPRLHLGCALGALAMLSACGGGSGGGGGVISAPPPAPTPAPTPTPTPAPPPAPTTSTATFDTAEYRRSDGPEFHNATAAWTRGVTGAGAKIAVIDTGIDTDSPEFAGRIDGASRDVAGNGTVEAVDDHGTQVAMTAAAARDNTGIVGIAYGAKIIALRADTPGSCAGTDGCSFSDRNIATGIDRAVSAGATVINLSLGGDSPSSALLDSVKRATAAGVVIIVSAGNEGDGSDPDVDPNQPNPFAAGVRNAGGANVIIAGSVNESGQFSAFSNRAGSQAQYFLSALGERVCCVYKDGKLYTETTSSGTFVTLVSGTSFSAPQISGAVALLKQAFPNLTGAQMVELLLISARDAGAAGTDTTYGRGILDIANAFAPKGTTTLAGSTTAVPLGDTTAVTSSPMGDATAGTALSAVVLDKYARAYDYDMGSGLRGASVQPKLLGAVDAGSRQVAAVGPALSMAFTLTDGSHGQSQWIAPLRLSREDAQIARVLAGRVALKIAPDQQIGFAFRERAEGLVAQLQGQDRPAFLIAGDARADKGFAEGGDLSVAYRRQLGKWGLTASSEQGKAWLGNLQIQDGRFDRKREARGLSSFSLAADRRFGDVDTAVGLTWLSEQRTVLGAYFSDAFGGGGADTLFLDANAAWRMGDGWRLGGAVRQGWTRADRVGAVAAGSNFVSRGWSADLTKQGVTSRFDSLGLRVSQPLRVESGGLNLLLPVGYDYATLATTYGTRPLALTPQGREIDTELAWHGPMLGGDASASLYYRTDPGNIASMPDDKGVAVKWAKRF encoded by the coding sequence ATGACCACCCGCTTGTGCCGCGCGCCGCGGCTGCATCTTGGCTGCGCACTAGGCGCGCTTGCAATGCTGTCCGCATGCGGAGGCGGGAGCGGTGGTGGCGGCGGAGTGATCAGCGCGCCTCCTCCGGCGCCCACCCCTGCTCCCACGCCGACGCCCACGCCGGCTCCCCCTCCGGCGCCGACGACTTCCACCGCGACATTCGACACGGCCGAGTACAGGCGCTCCGATGGCCCCGAGTTCCACAATGCGACGGCTGCGTGGACGCGCGGAGTGACCGGCGCCGGCGCAAAGATCGCAGTGATCGATACCGGGATCGATACCGACAGCCCCGAGTTCGCCGGCCGCATCGATGGCGCCAGCCGCGACGTGGCAGGAAACGGCACCGTGGAAGCGGTCGACGATCACGGTACGCAGGTCGCGATGACGGCCGCAGCGGCACGCGACAATACCGGCATCGTCGGCATTGCCTATGGCGCGAAGATCATCGCGCTTCGGGCCGATACGCCGGGAAGCTGCGCCGGTACAGACGGTTGTTCCTTCAGCGACCGCAACATCGCCACGGGTATCGATCGCGCGGTGAGCGCCGGCGCGACCGTCATCAACCTCAGCCTTGGTGGCGATTCGCCAAGCAGCGCGCTGCTGGACTCGGTCAAGCGCGCCACTGCGGCGGGCGTGGTGATCATCGTATCAGCGGGTAACGAAGGCGACGGCAGCGATCCCGATGTGGATCCGAACCAGCCGAACCCGTTTGCCGCCGGCGTGCGCAATGCCGGGGGTGCGAACGTGATCATCGCCGGGTCGGTCAACGAGTCCGGTCAGTTCTCCGCCTTCAGCAACCGGGCCGGTTCCCAGGCGCAGTACTTCCTCTCCGCGCTGGGTGAGCGTGTGTGCTGCGTGTACAAGGACGGCAAGCTCTACACGGAGACCACCTCCAGCGGCACTTTCGTGACCCTCGTATCCGGCACGAGCTTTTCGGCGCCGCAGATTTCCGGTGCCGTGGCCTTGCTGAAGCAGGCGTTTCCCAACCTGACCGGCGCGCAGATGGTCGAGCTGCTGCTGATCAGCGCCCGCGATGCGGGGGCCGCGGGAACGGATACCACGTACGGCCGCGGCATTCTCGACATCGCCAACGCCTTCGCGCCCAAGGGCACCACCACGCTTGCCGGCAGCACGACCGCGGTGCCGCTGGGCGACACGACGGCTGTCACTTCGAGTCCGATGGGCGACGCCACGGCCGGCACAGCCTTGAGCGCGGTGGTGCTCGACAAGTATGCGCGCGCTTACGATTACGACATGGGATCGGGACTTCGCGGCGCCAGCGTGCAGCCCAAGCTGCTGGGCGCGGTCGATGCCGGGTCCCGCCAGGTGGCTGCGGTCGGACCCGCGCTGTCCATGGCGTTCACTCTCACTGACGGATCTCACGGTCAGTCGCAATGGATCGCGCCGCTGCGCCTTTCGCGCGAGGATGCGCAGATAGCGCGGGTTCTTGCCGGCCGCGTGGCGCTGAAGATCGCGCCGGACCAGCAGATCGGCTTTGCCTTCCGCGAGCGGGCCGAAGGTCTGGTCGCGCAGTTGCAGGGGCAGGACCGGCCAGCGTTCCTGATCGCCGGCGATGCCCGCGCGGACAAAGGCTTTGCCGAAGGCGGAGACCTGTCGGTCGCCTACCGGCGGCAACTCGGCAAGTGGGGCCTGACCGCCAGCAGCGAACAGGGCAAGGCCTGGCTCGGCAACCTGCAGATCCAGGACGGGCGCTTCGACCGGAAGCGCGAGGCACGGGGGCTGAGCAGCTTCTCGCTCGCCGCGGATCGGCGCTTTGGCGATGTCGATACTGCGGTCGGGCTGACCTGGCTCAGCGAACAACGGACCGTCCTCGGCGCGTATTTCAGCGATGCCTTCGGCGGGGGCGGGGCGGACACGCTGTTCCTCGATGCCAATGCCGCATGGCGGATGGGCGACGGTTGGCGGCTGGGCGGCGCGGTGCGGCAGGGCTGGACCCGGGCGGACCGCGTGGGCGCGGTGGCCGCGGGATCGAACTTCGTCAGCCGCGGCTGGTCGGCAGACCTGACCAAGCAGGGGGTGACGAGCCGCTTCGACAGCCTCGGCCTGCGGGTATCCCAACCACTGCGAGTCGAATCCGGCGGCCTCAATCTGCTGCTGCCGGTGGGCTACGACTACGCGACTCTGGCCACGACCTATGGCACCAGGCCGCTAGCTCTGACGCCGCAGGGACGCGAAATCGACACCGAACTGGCATGGCATGGTCCGATGCTGGGCGGCGATGCTTCGGCAAGCCTTTATTACCGGACCGATCCCGGGAACATTGCCAGCATGCCCGACGACAAGGGCGTGGCGGTAAAGTGGGCAAAGCGGTTCTAG
- a CDS encoding DUF2945 domain-containing protein yields MMPESSFRKGQQVRWQWSGSKASGKIVERFDRRVQRTIKGSKIVRNGSNEDPAYLVEQADGDRVLKLGSELEGA; encoded by the coding sequence ATGATGCCGGAGTCCAGCTTTCGCAAGGGCCAGCAAGTTCGCTGGCAATGGAGCGGAAGCAAGGCCTCCGGCAAGATCGTCGAGCGGTTCGATCGGCGCGTCCAGCGCACGATCAAGGGATCGAAGATCGTCCGCAACGGATCGAACGAGGATCCCGCGTACCTTGTCGAGCAGGCGGACGGCGATCGAGTTCTCAAGCTCGGATCGGAGTTGGAGGGGGCTTAG
- a CDS encoding dipeptidase, producing the protein MPFALAALFLAGVAHAAPSPQRVAEAALKAAPVWDGHNDVPEQLRERYRNVIADLDFAETSGTADASTGKGAMHTDLARIAKGRLDGQFWSVYVDAGLSEQQAVQATLEQIDVMKRIIARHPARMEFVTTADGAERAMKAGRVASLIGMEGGHSIGSSLGVLRQMYALGARYMTLTHSRNTPWADSATDAPAHDGLTAFGRDVVREMNRIGMLVDLSHTSEATMLDALDVAKAPVIFSHSGARAIDGHPRNVPDSVLAKAEG; encoded by the coding sequence ATGCCATTCGCGTTGGCCGCCCTGTTCTTGGCGGGCGTCGCTCACGCCGCTCCCAGTCCCCAAAGGGTTGCCGAAGCGGCGCTCAAGGCCGCGCCCGTTTGGGACGGGCACAACGATGTGCCCGAGCAACTGCGCGAGCGATACCGAAACGTCATCGCCGATCTCGACTTCGCAGAAACCAGCGGGACCGCCGATGCCTCTACCGGCAAGGGGGCCATGCACACCGACCTCGCGCGCATCGCGAAAGGGCGCCTCGACGGGCAGTTCTGGTCCGTTTACGTCGACGCGGGCCTTTCCGAGCAACAGGCCGTCCAGGCGACGCTCGAGCAGATCGACGTGATGAAGCGGATCATTGCGCGCCATCCCGCGCGAATGGAGTTCGTGACGACCGCAGACGGTGCCGAGCGTGCGATGAAGGCGGGCAGGGTGGCTTCGCTGATCGGGATGGAAGGCGGGCACTCGATCGGGTCCAGCCTGGGCGTGTTGCGCCAGATGTACGCGCTTGGCGCGCGTTACATGACGCTCACTCATTCGAGGAATACTCCGTGGGCCGACAGCGCCACCGATGCTCCCGCACATGACGGTCTGACTGCGTTCGGCCGCGACGTCGTGCGCGAGATGAACCGCATCGGGATGCTGGTCGACCTCAGCCACACCAGCGAGGCGACGATGCTGGACGCGCTCGATGTGGCGAAGGCGCCGGTAATCTTCAGCCACTCCGGCGCACGCGCGATCGACGGCCACCCCCGCAATGTGCCGGACAGCGTGCTTGCCAAAGCTGAAGGATAA
- a CDS encoding pyridoxamine 5'-phosphate oxidase family protein, which produces MTKTLADISEAMKSIDFCTLATHSPGGTIGARPMSNNSEVEYDGDAWFFTYQDRQMVADIERDANVGLTYLGSAGLKGILGAPGQFIHVEGKAEVIRDKTRFAEHWDKSLDRWFPQGIDTPGAVMLKVRATRIHYWDGEDEGEVSLPDRSVWNEGP; this is translated from the coding sequence ATGACGAAGACCCTGGCCGACATCTCGGAGGCGATGAAGTCGATCGACTTCTGCACACTCGCCACGCACTCACCCGGCGGCACGATCGGCGCGCGTCCGATGAGCAACAACAGCGAAGTCGAATACGATGGCGACGCCTGGTTCTTCACTTACCAGGACCGGCAAATGGTCGCGGACATCGAACGCGACGCCAACGTGGGCCTGACATATCTCGGCAGCGCGGGGCTCAAGGGAATTCTCGGCGCCCCCGGCCAGTTCATCCATGTCGAAGGCAAGGCTGAGGTGATCCGCGACAAGACCCGCTTCGCGGAGCACTGGGACAAGTCGCTCGATCGCTGGTTCCCGCAGGGGATCGACACCCCCGGCGCCGTCATGTTGAAAGTCAGGGCGACCCGCATCCATTACTGGGATGGAGAAGACGAAGGCGAAGTATCGCTTCCAGACCGCTCGGTGTGGAACGAGGGCCCTTGA
- a CDS encoding DoxX family protein: protein MERGPLIRGLARWFLGTAYLAAGALHLAKPAPFVKIVPEWVPSPETVVALTGIAELLGAAALLQIWSKDLRQAAAWGLALYALCVWPANFHHMVLDMARADHGLGLGYHVPRLLAQPLIVWLALWAGEATDWPLARRARSPAG from the coding sequence GTGGAACGAGGGCCCTTGATTCGCGGCCTTGCTCGCTGGTTTCTCGGGACCGCGTATCTCGCAGCGGGAGCGCTGCACCTCGCCAAACCCGCACCTTTCGTGAAGATTGTTCCCGAGTGGGTGCCGTCACCCGAAACAGTTGTCGCACTGACCGGGATCGCCGAACTGCTTGGGGCCGCTGCGCTGCTCCAAATCTGGTCCAAAGACCTGCGCCAGGCCGCGGCATGGGGGCTGGCGCTATACGCGCTGTGCGTCTGGCCGGCGAACTTCCACCACATGGTGCTCGACATGGCGCGGGCGGATCATGGCCTGGGCCTGGGCTATCACGTGCCCCGGCTGCTTGCGCAGCCGCTGATCGTCTGGCTGGCGCTGTGGGCGGGCGAAGCGACCGACTGGCCGCTCGCCCGCCGGGCCCGAAGCCCCGCCGGATAA
- a CDS encoding SWIB/MDM2 domain-containing protein, translating into MAGKNNALQKPVNLTPDLEAVCGKGPLTRAQVTSKVWDYIKKNGLQDTADKRMINPDETLGKVTGKDQISMFKMTGAVSKHMS; encoded by the coding sequence ATGGCTGGCAAGAACAATGCACTGCAGAAGCCCGTCAACCTGACCCCCGATCTCGAGGCGGTCTGCGGCAAGGGTCCGCTGACCCGCGCCCAGGTGACTTCGAAGGTGTGGGACTACATCAAGAAGAACGGCCTGCAGGACACCGCCGACAAGCGCATGATCAACCCGGACGAGACGCTGGGCAAGGTCACCGGCAAGGACCAGATCTCGATGTTCAAGATGACCGGTGCCGTTTCCAAGCACATGAGCTGA
- a CDS encoding DUF3008 family protein, with product MPAKSKAQQKAAGAALSAKRGDTKVKDLQGASKGMYKSMSENELEDIAETKRKGLPDKKSDN from the coding sequence ATGCCAGCCAAGTCGAAAGCACAGCAGAAGGCAGCCGGAGCCGCCCTGTCCGCCAAGCGCGGAGACACGAAGGTCAAGGACCTGCAGGGCGCATCCAAGGGCATGTACAAGTCGATGAGCGAGAACGAGTTGGAGGATATCGCCGAGACGAAACGCAAGGGCCTGCCCGACAAGAAATCGGACAACTGA
- a CDS encoding DUF72 domain-containing protein yields MKPRTTTRFQWHDRIARPITLAMTIRTGIGGWTYPAWRGGTFYPKGLRQADEQAFATRAVAAIEINATFYRLQKPENFAAWREVAPPGFVFSLKGSRYITNRKVLVTADQALPRFLEQGFVELGDKLGPIVWQLAVGKRFEPDDVRGFFALLPRTHAGLPLRHAVEVGHESFACEEFVELARAARVAIVYSEDEDRTPIGDRTADFSYMRLQRLHSDCATGYAPRDLDRLARVCRAWHEGKVVRELPHAGDPANSEGCAGDVFAMMINGAKERAPAAAIALAGRIGETG; encoded by the coding sequence ATGAAACCTCGCACGACCACCCGGTTCCAGTGGCACGATCGGATCGCCCGCCCTATCACCCTTGCGATGACGATCCGCACAGGCATCGGCGGCTGGACCTACCCCGCCTGGCGGGGCGGCACTTTCTATCCCAAAGGGCTGCGCCAGGCAGACGAGCAGGCGTTTGCGACGCGCGCCGTCGCCGCCATCGAGATCAACGCCACGTTCTACCGGCTGCAGAAGCCGGAGAATTTCGCTGCCTGGCGAGAAGTCGCGCCGCCCGGCTTCGTCTTCAGCCTGAAAGGCTCGCGCTACATCACCAACCGCAAGGTCCTCGTCACGGCTGATCAGGCGCTCCCGCGATTTCTCGAGCAGGGGTTCGTGGAACTTGGTGACAAGCTGGGCCCGATCGTATGGCAGCTTGCGGTCGGGAAGAGGTTCGAGCCCGATGACGTGCGCGGCTTCTTCGCGCTTCTGCCGCGCACGCACGCCGGGTTGCCGCTTCGCCATGCCGTCGAGGTGGGGCACGAAAGCTTTGCCTGCGAGGAATTCGTCGAACTGGCACGCGCGGCGCGAGTGGCCATCGTCTATTCCGAAGACGAGGATCGCACGCCGATCGGCGACCGCACGGCGGACTTCAGCTACATGCGGCTCCAGCGCCTGCACAGCGATTGCGCAACTGGCTACGCGCCTCGCGACCTCGATCGTCTCGCGCGGGTCTGCCGCGCCTGGCACGAAGGAAAGGTCGTGCGGGAATTGCCGCACGCCGGCGATCCCGCGAATAGCGAAGGCTGTGCGGGCGACGTCTTCGCCATGATGATCAACGGCGCGAAGGAGCGGGCCCCGGCCGCGGCCATCGCGCTTGCCGGACGAATTGGGGAAACCGGATGA
- a CDS encoding phosphotransferase family protein → MSTPSPEIADATAAFTGTVEPSEADHLDEGRLTEWMEANVEGFEGPLTQGKFKGGQSNPTYKLSTPSKSYVLRRKPFGPLLPSAHAVDREFKVQSGLYKTGFPVARQFGLCTDDAVVGSWFYVMDMVDGRTIWDGAMPGASSDERRAVYNAMVDTLAKLHNTDIEAAGLSDFGKPGNYFGRQVDRWTKQYRLSETETLPSMEKLIEYLPATLPEQTRTSVVHGDYRIDNMIFAKDRPEVLAVLDWELSTLGDPMSDFTYLCMMYVTENGGRSGVMDLDRKALGIPELEEVVERYCAATGRTEVPDMNWFFAYNFFRLAGILQGIKKRVIDGTASSAHAKAQSDRVAPLADKAWEFARKAGAAG, encoded by the coding sequence ATGAGCACGCCCAGCCCGGAAATCGCGGACGCAACCGCTGCTTTCACCGGCACGGTTGAGCCGAGCGAAGCCGATCACCTCGACGAGGGCCGCCTGACCGAGTGGATGGAAGCCAACGTCGAGGGCTTCGAAGGTCCGCTGACGCAGGGCAAGTTCAAGGGCGGGCAGTCGAACCCGACTTACAAGCTCTCGACGCCCAGCAAGAGCTACGTCCTGCGCCGCAAGCCGTTCGGCCCCCTGCTGCCGAGCGCGCATGCCGTCGATCGCGAGTTCAAGGTCCAGTCGGGCCTGTACAAGACCGGCTTCCCGGTCGCCCGCCAGTTCGGCCTCTGCACCGACGATGCGGTCGTCGGATCGTGGTTCTACGTGATGGACATGGTCGATGGCCGGACCATCTGGGACGGCGCCATGCCGGGTGCTTCTTCCGACGAGCGGCGCGCGGTTTACAACGCGATGGTCGATACCCTCGCCAAGCTGCACAATACCGACATCGAGGCCGCGGGCCTTTCGGATTTCGGCAAGCCGGGCAACTACTTCGGGCGCCAGGTCGATAGGTGGACGAAACAGTACCGGCTCTCGGAGACCGAAACGCTGCCCTCGATGGAAAAGCTCATCGAATACCTTCCGGCCACCCTCCCCGAACAGACGCGGACCAGCGTGGTCCACGGCGATTACCGCATCGACAACATGATCTTTGCGAAAGATCGGCCCGAAGTGCTCGCGGTTCTGGACTGGGAGCTATCGACGCTGGGCGATCCCATGTCGGATTTCACCTACCTGTGCATGATGTACGTGACCGAGAACGGCGGCCGTTCGGGGGTGATGGACCTCGACCGCAAGGCCCTCGGGATTCCCGAGCTCGAAGAAGTCGTCGAACGCTATTGCGCGGCCACCGGACGCACGGAAGTCCCGGACATGAACTGGTTCTTCGCCTACAACTTCTTCCGCCTCGCAGGCATCCTGCAGGGCATCAAGAAGCGGGTGATCGACGGCACGGCGAGTTCAGCCCACGCAAAAGCGCAGTCCGACCGCGTCGCGCCGCTCGCCGACAAAGCGTGGGAATTTGCGAGGAAAGCGGGCGCGGCGGGCTAG